The Syntrophorhabdaceae bacterium DNA segment GTAGAAAGCTTTAACACGTTTTGACCAGGGGCGTTAAAACGCCCCTGGTCAAAACAAAAAGTCAGGAGTGCAATCTGTAGCAGATAGCTATACAGAGGGGAACGGGACAACCCGTTCCCCTGTCATTTCTCATTTGTTCACAATCATCTTTTTCTGGTATGAAGTGAATTCACAAAATACGAGGCGAAGGAGCATGGTTGTTATGCGTATGGACAAACGCGTGTTCGGGAACCGCATCTGCGGCGGGCTGTTTCGCCTCGCGCTGCTCCATGTATGCATATACACATCCGCGCCAGCAAGGCTCACAGTCCATCCACATCTGCTTCTTCCACTCCACGCCTTTGTCCATCCACTCCGCGATTGCGGCGCTCTCCTGCAATCGCGGAATCGTCGAGGAATATACGTGGACTTTGCGCTCACGCGCTTCGATCAATACCATTGCATGGATTGTCGCCCTCGCCTCCCCTGGCTCGGCCGCCAAAAACAGCAAACGGCAAATGTTATCAAATGCACCTTGGTATGGGATCAACAACGCTCTCTGGCCGAAGCTATTTTCGATGGATAACGCGAAAAGCGAAGGCCGGGGTTCGTAGGCGTACTGTTTCGTACGTCGAAGAATCACGGCCCGCTGATTGACAAAGTTAGCCGCGAAAAGAGCGAGGCCTTATGCGGATTACTCACTAATGGCGCGGAAATCATTTCGCGCAATTAGTGAGTAAATCAACCGCCAATGCTACGCAAGCTGCGCTGACATTTTCGGATAAGCCCCATCTCCAGCTTCTTCTCCGGCTTCACCCGCACAACCTCTTTCACGAATTGAGCAATCTCGTCATCGGTCTCGCCGCTCCTCAAAAGCGCCTTCACGTTATACTCCGTATCGGAGAAAAGACAAGGCCGTATCATACCGCTGGAGGTGAGCCTGATCCTGTTGCATTCAGCACAGATGTGCGTAGATACGGGACTGATGAAGCCTACCTTACCTGAACCTCCTTCGATATCGAACATGCGCGCCGGTCCCTTGTCCCGGCTCACAGAAGGTATAAGATTATAGGCGGTCCTTATCACGTCCTCTATCTGCTGAGATGTAATAATCTCCGTACTGTTCCACAGTGAGGCATCGCCGAAAGGCATGAACTCGATGAAGCGCACGTGGTGGTTCCACTTCTTAGCCGCTTTCACAAAATTGAGTATCTCGTCATCGTTGAACCCTTTTATAATGACCGTATTGATCTTGATCGGGTCGAGGCCCGCGTAGATGGCCTTCTCAATGCTCATGATCACCTCGTCGAAGGCGTCGACGCCGGTGATGTAGGCGAACCTGTCTTTCTTCATAGTATCGAGACTGATGTTGACACGCGTAAGCCCAGCCTCCCTGAGTTCCACGATCTTTTCACCGAGAAACACGCCGTTGGTGGTGAGGCTCACGTCCTCTATGCCCTCTACACTGTTTATCTCCCGTAGCAGGTAACCGATGCCTTTTCTCGCCAGGGGCTCGCCACCGGTCAACCGAACCTTCTTTACGCCGAGGCGTGCAGCGATTCTTACAAAGCGAAGTATCTCTTCATAGGAGAGAATCTCCGTGTGAGGGATGAAGTCGAAGGACCCGTCCACGCAATATTTGCAGCGCAGGTTACACCTGTCCGTCACCGATATCCTTATGTAATTTATCGTGCGATCATAGGTATCAATTAGATTACTCATACCAATTTGCCTTTTACACGCCCCGCCTTGCTTTTTTCCTCCCTCGTCCATCGTCCAAGCAAAGCGATCATCCCGGGTCTAGCCTTTTACTCTAATCCTTAATCCCCGGCCCCTGAACCGTGGTTTTATCCTTGCTCATATTTGATCTTTCCCGTCTGCCCCGTATTGTAACCTCCCAGGGCGTCCACCCTTTGCCTGAAAGCCTTGGAAGCGATGACGTCCATCAATACGGAAAACCTTCCGTCGCTTGCAAATTCCATAGTCACGAGAAGATCATACTCCTCTTCAGCCAGGGGAATGAAATCAAGCGAGAAGGCTCTCGCCACCGAATAAATGCCTATTCCGACATCCGCTATGGATTCTTTGATCAAGACCCCTACTGCGGTATGAGAAGATTCTTCTCTATCATACCCGCTGATCAGTTCTTTTTCAAGGCCCTGTTTGGAGCAGAGCGAATCAAAGAGAATTCTTGTGCCGGAACCGACCTGTCTATTTACGAACCGTATGTCTGATCTGACAAGGTCCCGTATGCCGGCGATACCCCTGGGATTACCCTTTTGAATCAAGAGTCCTTGTGTCCTCTTTGCCACATGAATCAGCCTCACAGCTTTATGAGGGAGGTATCGTTTAATGGCGGGCACGTTATAGATCTTTTCCTGTTCATCAAGGATATGGGTGGTGGCGAGCGGTGTGATCCCCTTCGCAAGCGCCAGGATGCCCGAGAGACTTCCCGTATGTGTGGAAATGAGGTCCATCCCCGGGTGGTCTGTCTTAATAATGTCCCGCATCACGTCAAGAGAAAGGTCGTGACTCCCGATAATATGAATCCGCTCCGCGATCTCTTCTTCATTTCTCAAAAGCTCGCAGGCTACCGTTTCGCCCTCTTCGTATCCTTCTATGTGCTCGGGTATCCTCACGATCCCGTCGGCTTTGGCCAGAGACGAAAAGGCGCTTGCTCCCCTGCTCAAAGGGATAGCGAAATATTCACCCTTATTTCTCATAAGGTTCACCCGAACAATCTCCTCGATACCGATGCGGGAGGCCATCTTGTAGGCTGTAACACAGGCGATGCTCTTCGTGTATGTCTTGATGCGCATGAGTTGTTCGTAGAGCGGTACAAGAAAGGTTTTGAATGTCACGACCGCCGACACGGGATAACCGGGGATACCGAAGATGGGCTTACCGTGGGCCACGCCGAACAGGGCAGGCTTACCCGGCATCATGGAGACACCGTGGAACACAAGCGTACCCAGCTGACTCACCACTTCTTCCGTGTAGTCTTCGCGGCCTGCGCTTGATCCGGCGTTAACGAGCACCACATCATGCGCGCCTGTGGCGTCCGTGACAGACTTCAGGAGCTCTTCCCTGCTGGAAGCGATGGGCCACAGGAAGGCCTCATAGCCTGTTTCTTCGGCAAGCTGTTTTAAGGTATAGGAGTTGAAATCAATGAGCCTTGGCTCACCCCTCGGCTCAAGAGACTCTTTGAAAATGTCGATGAGTTCTTTGCCCGTGGGGATGATGGCGATACGGGGCCGTCTTCTCACGTGGACATGTGTTACATCCGCCGAAATAATCATCCCGATATCAAGAATGGTGATTCTGTGATTGGAGGGCAAAAGCATATCGCCTTCGATAAGGTCTTCACCCACCATACGCACGTTCTGCCAGAGATGAACGGGCTTTCTCACAGTAATATGACCGGAATGCTCTTCGGCGTCTTCGACCATGATCACAGCGTTCGTTCCCTGCGGCAGAAGGTCGCCCGTGTTCACGGGGGTTGCGTCATTTTTTCTGTCAAGGTTCACCGGGTTTGAGAGATCGGCTCCACGGGTCTTTTCGAATAAGACCGCATACCCGTCCATGGCCGCGCACATAAAAGGCGGGTTCGAAACCTTCACGTGGACCGGCCTCGTGGTTATCCTTCCCTTGCATGTATAGACCGGAAGATATTCTTCGTCATCGATGGTCCCCACATTCTCGAGGACCTGTTTCACCGCTTCGTCTGACTTCAATGTTTTCAAATATCGTTTCATATTGGCATCCGCTCGACGAGGCCATCAAACCCCTGATTCGCGGCCCCACATCCGCCTATCAAAAGAAGTAAACCTCAACGGTTTCTCCCTTCTCCAGGCCTTCGGTTCCCTGGGGCACGATGATATACCCAGCGGCATGAGCCAGCGAG contains these protein-coding regions:
- the moaA gene encoding GTP 3',8-cyclase MoaA gives rise to the protein MSNLIDTYDRTINYIRISVTDRCNLRCKYCVDGSFDFIPHTEILSYEEILRFVRIAARLGVKKVRLTGGEPLARKGIGYLLREINSVEGIEDVSLTTNGVFLGEKIVELREAGLTRVNISLDTMKKDRFAYITGVDAFDEVIMSIEKAIYAGLDPIKINTVIIKGFNDDEILNFVKAAKKWNHHVRFIEFMPFGDASLWNSTEIITSQQIEDVIRTAYNLIPSVSRDKGPARMFDIEGGSGKVGFISPVSTHICAECNRIRLTSSGMIRPCLFSDTEYNVKALLRSGETDDEIAQFVKEVVRVKPEKKLEMGLIRKCQRSLRSIGG
- a CDS encoding molybdopterin biosynthesis protein, which codes for MKRYLKTLKSDEAVKQVLENVGTIDDEEYLPVYTCKGRITTRPVHVKVSNPPFMCAAMDGYAVLFEKTRGADLSNPVNLDRKNDATPVNTGDLLPQGTNAVIMVEDAEEHSGHITVRKPVHLWQNVRMVGEDLIEGDMLLPSNHRITILDIGMIISADVTHVHVRRRPRIAIIPTGKELIDIFKESLEPRGEPRLIDFNSYTLKQLAEETGYEAFLWPIASSREELLKSVTDATGAHDVVLVNAGSSAGREDYTEEVVSQLGTLVFHGVSMMPGKPALFGVAHGKPIFGIPGYPVSAVVTFKTFLVPLYEQLMRIKTYTKSIACVTAYKMASRIGIEEIVRVNLMRNKGEYFAIPLSRGASAFSSLAKADGIVRIPEHIEGYEEGETVACELLRNEEEIAERIHIIGSHDLSLDVMRDIIKTDHPGMDLISTHTGSLSGILALAKGITPLATTHILDEQEKIYNVPAIKRYLPHKAVRLIHVAKRTQGLLIQKGNPRGIAGIRDLVRSDIRFVNRQVGSGTRILFDSLCSKQGLEKELISGYDREESSHTAVGVLIKESIADVGIGIYSVARAFSLDFIPLAEEEYDLLVTMEFASDGRFSVLMDVIASKAFRQRVDALGGYNTGQTGKIKYEQG